The genomic window CTCGCGTCACACTCACTGCGAGAAACGGTACTATCCTTGTTGCACTCGAGATAATAAAGCAATTGCAGATTTATGTTTTTCTTCCAAACAaaggagaatttaaaaaaaaaacgctctgctattaaatagataatttaaaaatctaTTATAAAGCAGAGCGTCTTTTTcgaaattgtttcttgtttaggaAAGAAATACAAACCTGCAATCATAGGGACCGGCTGTTAAGTATAGTTACATGTAATATACATCCATATTTAGATTTTTCATTGAGATTTGGTGGAAATATTTTCATGCGCACATACTTCGTAATATGCTGACGTATTACCGTCAAAGCCCTCTTAAGGTGCTACTTCGTCTGATCCCCACTGTCCGTAATTTTTTCCTGATGCGCGTTTGAAATGCGCTATAGAAAACATAAGTTTCCACATACATTTAAAACTTGCACTAAATCCTGCGAATCTGATTCGTCATTAGAACCTTAGGGTAGGAGAATATCTGCTCACCTTTAACGAATGCATCCTGTTATCTTTAGAGAGCGAGCACCTTTAGTAGAAACACCTTTAGATGTCTTTGACTGTAGTTAAGATTTTATGTTATTCTAACGCGTTTGTGAAAAGTTAAATCTTCAATCTAAATGCTGATAAATTTATTACTCTAATTCTAAACACTCACAAAATGTTTGAAAAAGATTTCAAACACACACGtgtatgttaataaataatatcgTACTCGCAGTTAACGTGTTAGACAGTGTGTCGCCACTGATTACGTGTACTGCTTAGAGACGCGCTAGACTGTGACGACACATAGATAAATAAGATTTAAATGCCAAGCGTCTTATCGATAAAGTTACTTCGAAGTGGATGATAACTAATAACAATAACATGAAACCAGTTATTAAGGGTTAGGTTATTGCGTCACTTCCATAAATACTTGATATAGAACAATCAGTAGGTTATTATAATCAAGTTGATTAGTGTAATCAATAGGAAAATTGACCCTACTCTAGCAAGGTACAGCTACTAATTAAAGCTCACAATTGTTGATTGTGTTTCCCCGAACGAAGCAGTTAGTGTAACAGAATTATTCGTTGCGATAACACTTCCACTGAagttttaatttataacttttgaaatTGCTTTCACGATAATGACTGCCATTTCCACGTCATTTTATCGAGTTAGTGATTATGTACGTCGTGCAAGAGATCCAAGATACTCAGAAATGATTCATCAAGAGCATTTAAACGTCATCAGCATACCGATTGTCGACACCTGTATCAACTCTGTGCTACCTCACAACATGAACAAGAACCGATATCCAGACTATCCATGTTGGGATATTTCTCGGGTAGTTCTTAGATCCAACAATGGCTTGGACTTCATCAATGCCAACTACGTAGCTGGTTTTGACATGAGTGCGAAATTCATAGCGACGCAAGAGCCGATGCCTTCCACTTTCGGTGATTTTTGGACCATGGTCTGGCAGGAAAATTCTCGTGTGATTGTGATGCTAAATGGCACTAAACAACAGCCAAAACTACTAAACCTCAAGTACTTCTCTCCAAATGAAGATCACACGATAATAAAGGAGTTTATCATAAAGGAAGAACGCATCAAATTGATGCCCCATTATGTTAAAACAACGTTGAAAGTCATTTATATACAGACTGGAGAATTGAGGGTGATCCATCACTTCCAATACTTGGACTGGCCAGAAACTGGCATTCCTGACGTAAAAACGTTTCTTGACTTTATGATAGCCGTTAATAAAAAGGACCAACAGTATTTCAGGAAAGTACTGCAAACTAACCAAGTTTTACCAGGTCCAATTGTTGTTCACGGTGACAAAGGAATCGGCAGAACTGCAGCGTATTGTGTTGCAGATATCTGCCTATACCAGCTAGTACACACAGCAGTCGTATCAGTGCCATCAACTGTGATAAAAGTCAGGCAGCAGCGAAGATTCAGCATTGAAACTCCAAaccattacatttttataaataatgtccTTGTTCACTTTCTGGTTACTCTGCGATCAAATGTTACCATGTTCACGGAACTTCGTTCCCATTTGATGAAAAGTGATGTAGATATGATGTTCAAACTTTGAGAGGCGCCAATGACGTAAGTTTGAGGAGTAAAAATATTCATAGTTTTATcggtatttcatttattttaagctATCCCTTAACAATCATGAGTCAAatctttgaaattttgtttttcctTATAACTATTCAGACATTGATTTCGGGAACAAACTTCTGAGAAAACATACAGTAGCATTTATCTTTTTAATGTATTGggtaataaatttgaattataagTGTAACTACATATTTCCGTGGATACGCGGCTGTAAATTAATAGTACAATCATTTCGTTGAACTTTCGTCGTAGGGAAATCCAGTGATTTAACAAACCGTATTCTGTGAAATAATCTAAATAGGATGCCAACAAAGGTTTATAAAAAGAGCATCGTGCGTTTCGTGTTCAGTTTCATACTGTCAGTGATCGTGATAGCAATTGATCGAGATATCTCGAAGAACATGAAAACACAGAGCATCCAGGAATTTCGGAACCAGAGAGAAGGTGTCAACTTTTCGGAGCTTATGGAAAGTGAACATCGGTTAGTAAACTCCATGTCCTTGGAAGATGAAAATCTACGGAACAAAGAGGCTGAAGGGTGGGACCGCAATTCGATCGTCGGGAACGTCGGGTTCGATATATTTTCCACGGACTACGTCGATGGCTTCAACATCAAAAGGAAGTTTATGATAGTCAACAACTCGGGGTCTGAACTGGATTCCTACAATTTTTGGAACTCTATATGGGAAAGTGGTTGTAAAGTGATTGTGAGATTCGATGAGACATCGAAAAAGTGTCATTGGCTAAATAACTTTCGAAATGACGCATATGCTGTGGGTGAATTTATTATTCGGAAAAAAACTATCCCTTGCAAGTATTTTACACAGCTAGAAATGACCATAGAAAACATAATGGAAAGAAAATCAAGAAAGGTAACGCACTTCCAGTATCACGGCTGTCTAGATAACATTGCTTCCGTCAGTTGTACTCAGCTGATATTCTTCTTGAAGATGGTGAACAAACAACAAAGCAGTTACCTCACAACAGGAACGGAAGGCACCGGAAGTACATGTGGCCCTATTGTAATCCATAGTATTGGCTGTTTGGAAAGAGCGGTATCTTTTTGCGTGCTGGACTTCTGTTTGGACCAGTTGATAGAGACTAACTCAGTGTCGGTGCCCAGCGTTATCCTAAATATCAAAAGCCAGGTGTCTTTCGAGTCCATCAGCTTGGACGAATACAGCTTCATTAATAAGACCTTGCTGCGTAGTATATGCGTGTTAAATTTAAAAGACAATAAATCTACGGACAGTGACCCCGAAAGTGCGTCTTCCATAAGTCGAATCAAGAAATATGGTTTGTTTTTCAAACGAGCGTCTGTTCCCTGATTGTTTAGTATTAAACGTAGTCCTAGGGTTGgtactatttgatgtaatttatGCTAGTGTTAGCGTTCACATACGTTACATATGGTGCTATTTGATTGAGAACCATGATGAAACTATGATGCAAAAGTGAGTAATAAATATCATATAACGgcgtaagtttttattttattcaccTCAAACGTCACATTCTGCAGAGTTTTTCAAGTGGAACTATAGTGACAGGACATACTGCATCATTAAAATCTgacaaaaacttcttaaaagatTCCAAATGCAGTTAATAGTCAATAACTTTTGTTAAGATCGTCATAAATCATTGAATATTGTGATGTTCTACGTCTCAACCCTAATAATTTGCTATACGGCGCAGTTACTGCTCTTTAATAAGATTGTGCGCAGATTATATTTTATCGACTCTTGAGTATAAATAGAAAATGTTTATGCCAAACCTTTATTGCATTTAACGAGTTTTCTTCGAACGGAAGTTACTCGAGTTTACTACCGAAACATTGAGTAATATAAATGCCTTGCGGTTTAGTATTACGATCGTCGAGCTTTATGACTACCTCAATCATCATCATATGATGATATCTGTCTAATACAGTTTACTTCCTCTGAAGGTACTCTGATTCGTCATTCGAGACTCAGGGTAGGTACATTTATACACCTTTAAGAAATGTATTTTGTAACCATTAGAAAGCGAGCATCATTAGAAGGCTTCGACTGTAAAAACCACGAACATAAACATCAACGGCGCGTTTTCTGAAAACGTTACTTCTGGAAAGGGTATGAAGCTTTTTTCATGAACCTTACTTGGTCATTCGAATAAAGGGTGTTCCGAAAATGCCTTCCGAAAGGTTTAAATAAGCTAGAGGTAGTAAGGGTGGTTAAGTTAACATAATTTAGGCGTTCTAAAGTGACTCAGCTCTATATGAATCATGATATCAGAAAGGCAATCATTAGTTAGCTTTGGATAACTTTTAATTAATCAAGAATAACAATATAAATTGAATATAGGTTGTAGTAATGACGCAGTGGACAAAGTTATCAATAGATTGCGAAAGGAAGTACTTCacggaaaatatataaataatgagGCAAGTTACGGTTGACGAGATTGGTGAACGATTAATAggaaaaaacatttcattttccgcgtattaaatatattttattgccaGTTTTTGAAACTATGCGTGCCGTTGAAGTTTCATCACTAACGAGGTGCGTGTTACTTATCAATTAGCGCTTTTAATGACAGGCCGTTTAATAGTTTTCGATTTTAACGTTTATGGATTTCAAAACAATCCTAATCTAGTATGTTGATAAAAGATGTTGATTTTGAAAAAATGAGTAAACAATCATAAAATTT from Bacillus rossius redtenbacheri isolate Brsri chromosome 1, Brsri_v3, whole genome shotgun sequence includes these protein-coding regions:
- the LOC134530198 gene encoding tyrosine-protein phosphatase non-receptor type 9-like, which translates into the protein MTAISTSFYRVSDYVRRARDPRYSEMIHQEHLNVISIPIVDTCINSVLPHNMNKNRYPDYPCWDISRVVLRSNNGLDFINANYVAGFDMSAKFIATQEPMPSTFGDFWTMVWQENSRVIVMLNGTKQQPKLLNLKYFSPNEDHTIIKEFIIKEERIKLMPHYVKTTLKVIYIQTGELRVIHHFQYLDWPETGIPDVKTFLDFMIAVNKKDQQYFRKVLQTNQVLPGPIVVHGDKGIGRTAAYCVADICLYQLVHTAVVSVPSTVIKVRQQRRFSIETPNHYIFINNVLVHFLVTLRSNVTMFTELRSHLMKSDVDMMFKL